One window of the Halictus rubicundus isolate RS-2024b chromosome 6, iyHalRubi1_principal, whole genome shotgun sequence genome contains the following:
- the LOC143355299 gene encoding uncharacterized protein LOC143355299 isoform X2: MAKGNNNSSGRRSSSRNAKPYDANNSFVKKVATKVTDLIPQRSWISKWFNSSQNEEDILEDNTENPEEVESEEEVQKPPPLKRPCIRMDVTHPPGTFTIQTRAKTPLSKASPSKQQYSAHDVTSDDFSEPAMAGPSGISCLVSSTPATQSDIRNIVPQRSELNSLVTATNNGNANGTDDNSESSESTSGCSSLIPQTIRQEAASNVSYSSPFSKRERFNNDKLNFNSNRDTLSSRRPSFNASVMTNTPDRASPLSSPFYSGNTTFGGANAASLYGRSRGLFNSSNEIQLKVPRRTCVEVKPSNTSVVDSSGMSQTAKKILEALEHFSSPITDAKKIPLKMLNNTSMSKKRTREETSPATKVGLRHLTRELTVPTVPDILKLRRRQKIQDTTLAARKIVSARSEPPPPQEYHLRTQDDEDSKDQRKLKVKLRVWSNRSGEGTVEPVNLPSIPLPISSLPNFNFTPSDTSKSVDKNFVAKEETFTFASPIKITNVTKTLKSINNFTFSSPISADKQSIEQSSNLSSTSKRSNIKSTVSSSNCVPSVEQNFNWSGSSTAPRPKDKTKSVDKVDSPNIKVGSITDFFRSKSTKMEIGKPNNPKAELDTSKEDKTTSSKANVLQDSLSMWECSECLIKNNNTETQCFACKAAKPNVKNKTSGTSSTPSSASESKTAVSDHFGSQFILSNSQWECSSCLLRNKESDKTCPACNTRKPDSKHDLKSNTEKLPNSSKDSVKTSEISGECSNCKLKIATGSTLCLSCEASKSNLSKLTSKKEDNVVDDGKDNQYFVKSCELISHVVQSTLVNQKTGMRATTSLNISADTKPEIMDQFKPNKDTWECPCCMVRNNASVDTCPCCNTAKPNTGSTTKAATPLVANGFGDKFKKPEGAWTCDSCMVQNEAKITECVCCGGLKPGAKKPDSTAAASTSSNLQFSFGFPSTAANFKFGIDKADQQKADNITQTTGFKFGESQPNSQVGQFTFGIQKEEKKPTSEVPKPESSTVPAVSNCFAFQTDVKSSEQIDAKQNSEKAAEKPMSTFSFGIPKPESTVGNDKQPVSIPSSTTIPSTFTFGVPKPETKLPGTEEAKPSLLFGSTIAPVSKSTTETIAPCIVTNPSTLTTTSQTTPQDIKTTIAFTFGVPTTTTVASNSVSKNIVTSLPSSTQPSFVFSETKPVQTSLPTFGQIVTSTPASTTSSTFTFGDNKTTLATKTFGALPSDPTASSIFSNVSNTPLFGNTDTKTIPSFGTEENKQQPTFGANANKPPTFAMPDNKIPAFGSTESKTTSIFGSPDTKLPVFGSTDNKPTPLFNPTPQVPTATPAPVFNATSATPSPFGAPSAPGGAPVFGSSTSTTFNSDTKPNIFGSKPKPGETNTPSSNLFTFNATPAQPVAKPATGFNFSANANPESSTQEPLFTFGSNTTAPQSSNVFGSTFNNPAANTSSGFAFNAPKPELPAFGQPAVSNPIFGVPQPASQTQPSTSFTPNSNTGFNFGSTAPATPSGGFNFGAVASAPTSSTGGFNFNAPSTTLTFDPNTPPSFNFTGGNAPLMFSGTPQAVPQRKIKKAFRRVR, from the exons ATGGCCAAGGGAAACAACAATTCAAGCGGAAGACGGTCGTCGTCACGCAATGCGAAGCCCTACGACGCAAACAAT TCATTTGTGAAAAAGGTAGCAACAAAGGTAACAGATCTTATACCACAAAGATCATGGATTAGTAAGTGGTTCAATTCTTCTCAAAATGAAGAAGATATATTAGAAGACAACACTGAGAACCCCGAAGAGGTCGAGTCTGAAGAAGAAGTTCAAAAACCTCCGCCTCTGAAGCGACCATGTATTCGTATGGATGTAACTCATCCACCTGGTACCTTTACAATTCAAACAAGAGCTAAAACTCCGCTAAGTAAAGCCAGTCCATCTAAACAACAATATTCAGCTCACGATGTAAcg TCTGATGATTTTTCTGAACCTGCAATGGCTGGACCAAGTGGGATTAGCTGTTTAGTATCTTCCACGCCTGCGACACAATCGGATATTAGGAATATAGTTCCTCAGAGGTCTGAATTAAATTCACTAGTTACTGCCACAAATAATGGAAATGCGAATGGTACGGATGATAATTCTGAATCCAGCGAGAGCACTAGTGGTTGCAGCTCTCTTATTCCACAAACAATTAGGCAAGAGGCTGCATCGAATGTATCTTATAGCTCTCCGTTTTCCAAAAGAGAAAGATTTAATAATGACAAATTAAATTTCA ATAGTAATCGAGATACATTAAGCAGTCGCAGACCAAGCTTTAACGCGTCAGTAATGACAAACACGCCGGACCGTGCATCGCCGTTATCATCTCCATTTTACAGTGGAAATACTACTTTTGGTGGAGCAAATGCAGCTAGTCTTTACGGACGAAGTCGCGGTTTATTTAACAGTTCGAATGAG ATTCAACTTAAAGTTCCAAGAAGGACATGTGTTGAAGTAAAACCGTCTAACACAAGCGTGGTTGATTCATCTGGCATGAGTCAAACTGCTAAGAAAATATTAGAAGCTTTAGAACACTTCTCATCGCCGATAACAGACGCTAAGAAGATTCCATtgaaaatgttaaataatacaTCGATGAGCAAGAAAAGAACTAGAGAAGAGACTTCGCCGGCAACTAAAGTCGGGTTGCGTCACTTAACGCGTGAATTGACTGTACCTACCGTGCCCGATATATTGAAATTAAGACGGCGTCAGAAAATACAGGACACTACGCTCGCGgctagaaaaattgtttcggcCCGAAGCGAACCACCACCTCCACAAGAATACCATCTCAG AACTCAAGACGACGAAGATTCGAAAGATCAAAGAAAACTCAAGGTTAAATTGCGGGTCTGGTCAAATCGTAGTGGAGAAGGGACtgttgaaccagtgaatttaCCAAGTATACCTTTGCCAATATCTTCTTTACCTAACTTCAACTTTACGCCATCAGATACCTCAAAGTCGGTAGATAAAAATTTCGTAGCCAAGGAGGAAACGTTTACTTTCGCGAGTCCTATCAAAATAACGAATGTCACAAAGACCTTGAAATCTATCAATAATTTTACGTTTAGCAGCCCAATCAGTGCTGACAAACAATCGATCGAACAGTCTAGCAATTTAAGTTCGACTTCGAAAAGAAGCAATATTAAATCCACAGTGTCGTCTAGTAATTGTGTACCTTCTGTagagcaaaatttcaactggTCCGGCTCATCTACAGCGCCCAGACCGAAAGACAAAACAAAGAGTGTAGACAAAGTTGATTCTCCGAATATAAAGGTAGGAAGTATTACGGATTTTTTCCGTTCGAAATCCACGAAAATGGAGATTGGAAAGCCAAACAACCCTAAAGCTGAATTAGATACAAGCAAAGAGGATAAAACTACAAGTTCTAAAGCTAATGTACTGCAAGATAGTTTAAGCATGTGGGAATGTTCTGAATGTTTGATCAAAAACAACAATACTGAAACCCAATGCTTTGCTTGCAAAGCTGCCAAACCAAATGTTAAGAACAAGACCTCCGGAACGTCATCGACACCTTCCAGTGCCAGTGAGTCGAAAACTGCAGTCAGTGATCATTTTGGATCTCAATTTATACTTTCGAACAGTCAATGGGAGTGCAGTTCCTGTCTGTTAAGGAACAAGGAATCAGATAAAACATGTCCAGCGTGTAATACACGCAAACCAGACTCCAAACATGATTTGAAATCGAATACAGAAAAATTACCAAACTCTAGCAAAGATAGTGTGAAAACCTCAGAAATATCTGGAGAATGttctaattgtaaattaaaaattgctacaGGTTCAACGTTGTGCTTGTCTTGTGAAGCATCTAAATCAAATTTGTCAAAATTAACTTCTAAAAAGGAGGATAATGTTGTCGACGATGGTAAAGATAACCAGTATTTCGTCAAATCATGTGAACTAATCAGTCATGTTGTACAAAGTACATTAGTCAATCAGAAGACTGGTATGCGGGCGACTACATCATTAAATATTTCAGCTGATACTAAACCCGAGATTATGGATCaatttaaaccaaacaaagatACCTGGGAATGTCCTTGTTGTATGGTTCGAAACAATGCTTCGGTTGATACTTGCCCCTGTTGCAACACAGCCAAACCTAACACTGGAAGTACAACTAAAGCCGCTACACCGTTGGTCGCAAATGGATTCGGAGACAAATTTAAGAAACCAGAAGGTGCATGGACTTGTGACTCGTGTATGGTGCAAAATGAGGCGAAAATTACCGAATGTGTTTGTTGCGGTGGTTTGAAACCAGGAGCAAAGAAGCCGGATAGCACTGCTGCTGCAAGCACTAGCTCCAATTTACAATTTAGTTTCGGCTTCCCATCGACAGCTGCTAACTTCAAATTTGGAATAGATAAAGCTGATCAACAAAAAGCTGACAATATAACACAAACAACCGGCTTTAAATTTGGCGAGAGCCAACCGAACAGTCAAGTCGGCCAGTTTACGTTTGGCATCcagaaagaagagaaaaaaccAACAAGTGAAGTACCGAAACCTGAGAGCAGTACTGTACCAGCAGTAAGCAATTGTTTTGCATTCCAGACAGATGTAAAAAGTAGTGAACAAATTGATGCAAAACAGAATTCCGAGAAAGCGGCCGAAAAACCAATGTCGACATTCTCGTTCGGCATACCGAAACCAGAAAGTACTGTAGGAAACGATAAACAACCTGTTAGTATACCATCGTCTACGACAATTCCATCTACATTCACATTTGGTGTACCAAAACCTGAAACGAAACTTCCAGGTACGGAAGAAGCCAAACCGAGTCTGTTATTTGGAAGTACAATAGCACCGGTTTCCAAATCAACGACAGAAACCATTGCACCTTGCATTGTTACTAACCCCAGTACCTTAACTACGACTTCTCAGACTACTCCGCAAGATATTAAAACAACTATTGCTTTTACATTCGGTGTACCAACCACCACAACCGTGGCCAGCAACAGTGTCTCTAAAAACATAGTGACGAGTCTTCCATCATCTACTCAACCTTCCTTTGTATTCTCTGAAACAAAACCAGTGCAAACATCTTTGCCCACTTTTGGTCAAATAGTAACATCAACGCCGGCTTCTACTACATCTAGTACCTTCACCTTTGGCGATAACAAAACTACTTTGGCAACCAAAACGTTTGGAGCGTTACCAAGTGACCCCACTGCAAGTTCAATATTCTCGAATGTTTCGAACACGCCATTATTTGGAAATACAGATACAAAAACTATACCATCATTTGGTACGGAAGAGAACAAGCAGCAACCCACCTTCGGGGCGAATGCAAATAAACCACCTACTTTTGCAATGCCAGACAATAAAATACCAGCCTTCGGGAGCACAGAGAGTAAaacaacttcgatttttggatcGCCTGATACTAAATTGCCTGTATTTGGGAGCACAGATAACAAACCAACGCCACTGTTTAATCCAACTCCACAAGTTCCAACTGCAACACCTGCGCCAGTGTTTAATGCAACATCGGCCACACCGTCTCCCTTCGGGGCACCTTCTGCCCCGGGAGGCGCTCCCGTTTTTGGAAGCAGTACTTCCACAACGTTCAACAGCGATACAAAACCTAACATATTTGGATCGAAACCGAAACCAGGTGAAACTAACACACCAAGTTCAAATCTGTTCACTTTCAACGCCACTCCTGCTCAGCCGGTAGCAAAGCCAGCAACTGGATTCAACTTCTCTGCGAATGCTAATCCCGAGAGTTCGACACAGGAACCGTTATTCACATTTGGCAGTAACACAACTGCGCCGCAGAGCAGCAATGTGTTTGGAAGTACGTTTAATAATCCCGCTGCAAATACTTCTTCCGGTTTTGCGTTCAACGCGCCTAAACCGGAACTACCGGCGTTCGGACAGCCTGCTGTTTCAAACCCAATTTTCGGAGTACCTCAGCCAGCGTCACAAACTCAACCGTCAACGTCATTTACACCCAATTCGAATACAGGATTTAATTTCGGATCTACAGCTCCAGCCACACCTTCAGGAGGTTTCAATTTTGGCGCTGTT GCATCAGCTCCTACATCATCTACAGGTGGATTTAACTTCAATGCTCCCAGCACTACCCTAACATTTGATCCGAACACTCCGCCATCGTTTAACTTCACCGGTGGAAATGCACCTCTTATGTTCag TGGTACACCTCAAGCGGTACCGCAAAGGAAAATTAAGAAAGCATTCAGAAGAGTGCGGTAG
- the LOC143355299 gene encoding uncharacterized protein LOC143355299 isoform X1, with amino-acid sequence MAKGNNNSSGRRSSSRNAKPYDANNSFVKKVATKVTDLIPQRSWISKWFNSSQNEEDILEDNTENPEEVESEEEVQKPPPLKRPCIRMDVTHPPGTFTIQTRAKTPLSKASPSKQQYSAHDVTSDDFSEPAMAGPSGISCLVSSTPATQSDIRNIVPQRSELNSLVTATNNGNANGTDDNSESSESTSGCSSLIPQTIRQEAASNVSYSSPFSKRERFNNDKLNFTNHTQPLRSLFLDSNRDTLSSRRPSFNASVMTNTPDRASPLSSPFYSGNTTFGGANAASLYGRSRGLFNSSNEIQLKVPRRTCVEVKPSNTSVVDSSGMSQTAKKILEALEHFSSPITDAKKIPLKMLNNTSMSKKRTREETSPATKVGLRHLTRELTVPTVPDILKLRRRQKIQDTTLAARKIVSARSEPPPPQEYHLRTQDDEDSKDQRKLKVKLRVWSNRSGEGTVEPVNLPSIPLPISSLPNFNFTPSDTSKSVDKNFVAKEETFTFASPIKITNVTKTLKSINNFTFSSPISADKQSIEQSSNLSSTSKRSNIKSTVSSSNCVPSVEQNFNWSGSSTAPRPKDKTKSVDKVDSPNIKVGSITDFFRSKSTKMEIGKPNNPKAELDTSKEDKTTSSKANVLQDSLSMWECSECLIKNNNTETQCFACKAAKPNVKNKTSGTSSTPSSASESKTAVSDHFGSQFILSNSQWECSSCLLRNKESDKTCPACNTRKPDSKHDLKSNTEKLPNSSKDSVKTSEISGECSNCKLKIATGSTLCLSCEASKSNLSKLTSKKEDNVVDDGKDNQYFVKSCELISHVVQSTLVNQKTGMRATTSLNISADTKPEIMDQFKPNKDTWECPCCMVRNNASVDTCPCCNTAKPNTGSTTKAATPLVANGFGDKFKKPEGAWTCDSCMVQNEAKITECVCCGGLKPGAKKPDSTAAASTSSNLQFSFGFPSTAANFKFGIDKADQQKADNITQTTGFKFGESQPNSQVGQFTFGIQKEEKKPTSEVPKPESSTVPAVSNCFAFQTDVKSSEQIDAKQNSEKAAEKPMSTFSFGIPKPESTVGNDKQPVSIPSSTTIPSTFTFGVPKPETKLPGTEEAKPSLLFGSTIAPVSKSTTETIAPCIVTNPSTLTTTSQTTPQDIKTTIAFTFGVPTTTTVASNSVSKNIVTSLPSSTQPSFVFSETKPVQTSLPTFGQIVTSTPASTTSSTFTFGDNKTTLATKTFGALPSDPTASSIFSNVSNTPLFGNTDTKTIPSFGTEENKQQPTFGANANKPPTFAMPDNKIPAFGSTESKTTSIFGSPDTKLPVFGSTDNKPTPLFNPTPQVPTATPAPVFNATSATPSPFGAPSAPGGAPVFGSSTSTTFNSDTKPNIFGSKPKPGETNTPSSNLFTFNATPAQPVAKPATGFNFSANANPESSTQEPLFTFGSNTTAPQSSNVFGSTFNNPAANTSSGFAFNAPKPELPAFGQPAVSNPIFGVPQPASQTQPSTSFTPNSNTGFNFGSTAPATPSGGFNFGAVASAPTSSTGGFNFNAPSTTLTFDPNTPPSFNFTGGNAPLMFSGTPQAVPQRKIKKAFRRVR; translated from the exons ATGGCCAAGGGAAACAACAATTCAAGCGGAAGACGGTCGTCGTCACGCAATGCGAAGCCCTACGACGCAAACAAT TCATTTGTGAAAAAGGTAGCAACAAAGGTAACAGATCTTATACCACAAAGATCATGGATTAGTAAGTGGTTCAATTCTTCTCAAAATGAAGAAGATATATTAGAAGACAACACTGAGAACCCCGAAGAGGTCGAGTCTGAAGAAGAAGTTCAAAAACCTCCGCCTCTGAAGCGACCATGTATTCGTATGGATGTAACTCATCCACCTGGTACCTTTACAATTCAAACAAGAGCTAAAACTCCGCTAAGTAAAGCCAGTCCATCTAAACAACAATATTCAGCTCACGATGTAAcg TCTGATGATTTTTCTGAACCTGCAATGGCTGGACCAAGTGGGATTAGCTGTTTAGTATCTTCCACGCCTGCGACACAATCGGATATTAGGAATATAGTTCCTCAGAGGTCTGAATTAAATTCACTAGTTACTGCCACAAATAATGGAAATGCGAATGGTACGGATGATAATTCTGAATCCAGCGAGAGCACTAGTGGTTGCAGCTCTCTTATTCCACAAACAATTAGGCAAGAGGCTGCATCGAATGTATCTTATAGCTCTCCGTTTTCCAAAAGAGAAAGATTTAATAATGACAAATTAAATTTCA CCAATCATACACAACCTCTGAGGTCTTTATTTTTAGATAGTAATCGAGATACATTAAGCAGTCGCAGACCAAGCTTTAACGCGTCAGTAATGACAAACACGCCGGACCGTGCATCGCCGTTATCATCTCCATTTTACAGTGGAAATACTACTTTTGGTGGAGCAAATGCAGCTAGTCTTTACGGACGAAGTCGCGGTTTATTTAACAGTTCGAATGAG ATTCAACTTAAAGTTCCAAGAAGGACATGTGTTGAAGTAAAACCGTCTAACACAAGCGTGGTTGATTCATCTGGCATGAGTCAAACTGCTAAGAAAATATTAGAAGCTTTAGAACACTTCTCATCGCCGATAACAGACGCTAAGAAGATTCCATtgaaaatgttaaataatacaTCGATGAGCAAGAAAAGAACTAGAGAAGAGACTTCGCCGGCAACTAAAGTCGGGTTGCGTCACTTAACGCGTGAATTGACTGTACCTACCGTGCCCGATATATTGAAATTAAGACGGCGTCAGAAAATACAGGACACTACGCTCGCGgctagaaaaattgtttcggcCCGAAGCGAACCACCACCTCCACAAGAATACCATCTCAG AACTCAAGACGACGAAGATTCGAAAGATCAAAGAAAACTCAAGGTTAAATTGCGGGTCTGGTCAAATCGTAGTGGAGAAGGGACtgttgaaccagtgaatttaCCAAGTATACCTTTGCCAATATCTTCTTTACCTAACTTCAACTTTACGCCATCAGATACCTCAAAGTCGGTAGATAAAAATTTCGTAGCCAAGGAGGAAACGTTTACTTTCGCGAGTCCTATCAAAATAACGAATGTCACAAAGACCTTGAAATCTATCAATAATTTTACGTTTAGCAGCCCAATCAGTGCTGACAAACAATCGATCGAACAGTCTAGCAATTTAAGTTCGACTTCGAAAAGAAGCAATATTAAATCCACAGTGTCGTCTAGTAATTGTGTACCTTCTGTagagcaaaatttcaactggTCCGGCTCATCTACAGCGCCCAGACCGAAAGACAAAACAAAGAGTGTAGACAAAGTTGATTCTCCGAATATAAAGGTAGGAAGTATTACGGATTTTTTCCGTTCGAAATCCACGAAAATGGAGATTGGAAAGCCAAACAACCCTAAAGCTGAATTAGATACAAGCAAAGAGGATAAAACTACAAGTTCTAAAGCTAATGTACTGCAAGATAGTTTAAGCATGTGGGAATGTTCTGAATGTTTGATCAAAAACAACAATACTGAAACCCAATGCTTTGCTTGCAAAGCTGCCAAACCAAATGTTAAGAACAAGACCTCCGGAACGTCATCGACACCTTCCAGTGCCAGTGAGTCGAAAACTGCAGTCAGTGATCATTTTGGATCTCAATTTATACTTTCGAACAGTCAATGGGAGTGCAGTTCCTGTCTGTTAAGGAACAAGGAATCAGATAAAACATGTCCAGCGTGTAATACACGCAAACCAGACTCCAAACATGATTTGAAATCGAATACAGAAAAATTACCAAACTCTAGCAAAGATAGTGTGAAAACCTCAGAAATATCTGGAGAATGttctaattgtaaattaaaaattgctacaGGTTCAACGTTGTGCTTGTCTTGTGAAGCATCTAAATCAAATTTGTCAAAATTAACTTCTAAAAAGGAGGATAATGTTGTCGACGATGGTAAAGATAACCAGTATTTCGTCAAATCATGTGAACTAATCAGTCATGTTGTACAAAGTACATTAGTCAATCAGAAGACTGGTATGCGGGCGACTACATCATTAAATATTTCAGCTGATACTAAACCCGAGATTATGGATCaatttaaaccaaacaaagatACCTGGGAATGTCCTTGTTGTATGGTTCGAAACAATGCTTCGGTTGATACTTGCCCCTGTTGCAACACAGCCAAACCTAACACTGGAAGTACAACTAAAGCCGCTACACCGTTGGTCGCAAATGGATTCGGAGACAAATTTAAGAAACCAGAAGGTGCATGGACTTGTGACTCGTGTATGGTGCAAAATGAGGCGAAAATTACCGAATGTGTTTGTTGCGGTGGTTTGAAACCAGGAGCAAAGAAGCCGGATAGCACTGCTGCTGCAAGCACTAGCTCCAATTTACAATTTAGTTTCGGCTTCCCATCGACAGCTGCTAACTTCAAATTTGGAATAGATAAAGCTGATCAACAAAAAGCTGACAATATAACACAAACAACCGGCTTTAAATTTGGCGAGAGCCAACCGAACAGTCAAGTCGGCCAGTTTACGTTTGGCATCcagaaagaagagaaaaaaccAACAAGTGAAGTACCGAAACCTGAGAGCAGTACTGTACCAGCAGTAAGCAATTGTTTTGCATTCCAGACAGATGTAAAAAGTAGTGAACAAATTGATGCAAAACAGAATTCCGAGAAAGCGGCCGAAAAACCAATGTCGACATTCTCGTTCGGCATACCGAAACCAGAAAGTACTGTAGGAAACGATAAACAACCTGTTAGTATACCATCGTCTACGACAATTCCATCTACATTCACATTTGGTGTACCAAAACCTGAAACGAAACTTCCAGGTACGGAAGAAGCCAAACCGAGTCTGTTATTTGGAAGTACAATAGCACCGGTTTCCAAATCAACGACAGAAACCATTGCACCTTGCATTGTTACTAACCCCAGTACCTTAACTACGACTTCTCAGACTACTCCGCAAGATATTAAAACAACTATTGCTTTTACATTCGGTGTACCAACCACCACAACCGTGGCCAGCAACAGTGTCTCTAAAAACATAGTGACGAGTCTTCCATCATCTACTCAACCTTCCTTTGTATTCTCTGAAACAAAACCAGTGCAAACATCTTTGCCCACTTTTGGTCAAATAGTAACATCAACGCCGGCTTCTACTACATCTAGTACCTTCACCTTTGGCGATAACAAAACTACTTTGGCAACCAAAACGTTTGGAGCGTTACCAAGTGACCCCACTGCAAGTTCAATATTCTCGAATGTTTCGAACACGCCATTATTTGGAAATACAGATACAAAAACTATACCATCATTTGGTACGGAAGAGAACAAGCAGCAACCCACCTTCGGGGCGAATGCAAATAAACCACCTACTTTTGCAATGCCAGACAATAAAATACCAGCCTTCGGGAGCACAGAGAGTAAaacaacttcgatttttggatcGCCTGATACTAAATTGCCTGTATTTGGGAGCACAGATAACAAACCAACGCCACTGTTTAATCCAACTCCACAAGTTCCAACTGCAACACCTGCGCCAGTGTTTAATGCAACATCGGCCACACCGTCTCCCTTCGGGGCACCTTCTGCCCCGGGAGGCGCTCCCGTTTTTGGAAGCAGTACTTCCACAACGTTCAACAGCGATACAAAACCTAACATATTTGGATCGAAACCGAAACCAGGTGAAACTAACACACCAAGTTCAAATCTGTTCACTTTCAACGCCACTCCTGCTCAGCCGGTAGCAAAGCCAGCAACTGGATTCAACTTCTCTGCGAATGCTAATCCCGAGAGTTCGACACAGGAACCGTTATTCACATTTGGCAGTAACACAACTGCGCCGCAGAGCAGCAATGTGTTTGGAAGTACGTTTAATAATCCCGCTGCAAATACTTCTTCCGGTTTTGCGTTCAACGCGCCTAAACCGGAACTACCGGCGTTCGGACAGCCTGCTGTTTCAAACCCAATTTTCGGAGTACCTCAGCCAGCGTCACAAACTCAACCGTCAACGTCATTTACACCCAATTCGAATACAGGATTTAATTTCGGATCTACAGCTCCAGCCACACCTTCAGGAGGTTTCAATTTTGGCGCTGTT GCATCAGCTCCTACATCATCTACAGGTGGATTTAACTTCAATGCTCCCAGCACTACCCTAACATTTGATCCGAACACTCCGCCATCGTTTAACTTCACCGGTGGAAATGCACCTCTTATGTTCag TGGTACACCTCAAGCGGTACCGCAAAGGAAAATTAAGAAAGCATTCAGAAGAGTGCGGTAG